The nucleotide window AATCAACTAAAGCCAACTTCCCTCCAATTACTCGCCACAGTTTCAACAACTGTGGCGTTTTTCTATCCTAAGCCACTCTGACACATCCGACGTCTCACTTGATGGTTTTTTGAGCACAATATATGCTTAAAGCTCCCCCACCATTAACCTGGACGTGAACGTGAGACTACTTAAGCTGTGGGTAATATCGCTGATTCTATTGTCAGCGTCCGTTTGCGCATTGCAAATTTCACCGTTAAAGCAACCGCCATATACTGGCGACTTAGACGTTATTAAAGAGAAAAACTTACTACGCGTACTTGTCTCTGCAGATTTGGGGTTTTACCACATAGAAGGTGGCACGCCTAAAGGAATTGGCGCAGAGCTTCTGGCTCATTTTGAGAAAGATTTACGCAGAATCAAGCCGAAAATAAACGTACAAATTATTCCTCTGGCTCGTGACCAACTGATTCCCGCGCTAAACAAGGGGTCTGGCGATTTAATCGTCGCAAACCTGACGATGACTGATAAGCGCAAAGAAAAAGTCGACTTTAGCTCTCCGATACTCTCGGGAATTCAAGAGTGGGTAGTGACAAACAAAAAAACACCCGCCATTACAAAACCGGAGCAACTGAGTGGAAAAGAGATATGGGTTCGAGCTAGCTCCAGTTATTTTGAAAGTATTCAATCTCTTAATAAAACTTTAAACAAGAAAGGATTACCCCCCGTCATTGTCCACTTCGTTGAAGAAACCCTCCAAGACTACGAACTGGTTGGCATGCTGAATAATGGCTATGTCAAAGCCATCGTGTTAGATAGCCACAAAGCAAGCCTGTGGCTCAAGGTAATGGATGACATTCGGGTACACAAAAAGGTTCCACTGCGTAAAAGTGGCAAAATCGGCTGGGCAATGCGTAAAGACAGCCCGCAACTCAAAGCAGTCGTTAATAAGTTCATCAAAAAATCACGCTCAGGCACCCTGCTTGGAAACGTCATCTACGGCAAGTACATTGACAATACCAATTGGCTGAATAAAGCACTCAACCCAAAAAAGATTGCTCAATTGGAAAAGCTATCAGCATTATTTTCGCGCTACGGAGAGAAATACGACTTTGACTATCTACTGATAGCAGCACTCGCTTATAAAGAATCGGGCTTTAATAATAATTTAGTTGGTAGCCAAGGCGCAGTCGGCATCATGCAGGTCCTGCCTAGCACGGCACGAGATCCGAATATCAACATCAAAAATGTGCGGCAACTGGAAAACAACATTCATGCGGGCGTGAAATACATGGCGTTTTTACGTCGGCAGTACTTTAACGATAAAGCCATTAGTGCTGAAAACAAAATCTACTTCACCTTGGCCGCCTATAACGCGGGGCCAGGAAATGTCGATAGAATTCGTAAGCTCGCCGCCAGACAAGGGTATAACCCAAATGTCTGGTTCAACAATGTTGAAGTCGTAATGAGAAAAAATATCAGAGCAACTGTTGGTTATGTGACCACGATTAATCGTTACTACGTCATATACAAACAATTAGAGAAGTTGGACCATGCAAAATCATTAGAGAATGTTTTGTTAGTTCCGGACGATCCGGTTTTCATGACTCCATTACTAAGGATTAGTCAAACACCAGAAAGCAAAAAGCCGCTTGTTAACTAAGCGGCTTTTCAAAACTCTCTTTGATTACATACTCTAGCGTGATTTTAATCACGTATTTTGTTCAGTTAATTTTTGACCAAACTAAATTATGGGCTGTACAACGCCCCTAAAAACGAAGTGGTTTTCAGCTGAGTACTCTATCCAATCTAATGATTTGCTAACCGATAACAAGCTATTTAACGATAAATATCGATACTTCTTGAGTGAGATCACATTCATTTTTCCT belongs to Vibrio sp. STUT-A11 and includes:
- a CDS encoding lytic transglycosylase F, giving the protein MRLLKLWVISLILLSASVCALQISPLKQPPYTGDLDVIKEKNLLRVLVSADLGFYHIEGGTPKGIGAELLAHFEKDLRRIKPKINVQIIPLARDQLIPALNKGSGDLIVANLTMTDKRKEKVDFSSPILSGIQEWVVTNKKTPAITKPEQLSGKEIWVRASSSYFESIQSLNKTLNKKGLPPVIVHFVEETLQDYELVGMLNNGYVKAIVLDSHKASLWLKVMDDIRVHKKVPLRKSGKIGWAMRKDSPQLKAVVNKFIKKSRSGTLLGNVIYGKYIDNTNWLNKALNPKKIAQLEKLSALFSRYGEKYDFDYLLIAALAYKESGFNNNLVGSQGAVGIMQVLPSTARDPNINIKNVRQLENNIHAGVKYMAFLRRQYFNDKAISAENKIYFTLAAYNAGPGNVDRIRKLAARQGYNPNVWFNNVEVVMRKNIRATVGYVTTINRYYVIYKQLEKLDHAKSLENVLLVPDDPVFMTPLLRISQTPESKKPLVN